One bacterium BMS3Abin08 DNA window includes the following coding sequences:
- the mscK gene encoding mechanosensitive channel MscK precursor, protein MHEILNNPLIRLIIVTVALLLFFKIVDLFLKKFLLRLTGITRTSLDDEVIDILHRPIILSLFFLSLIFSLPHIGLKDEAAFYLKSISYTVLVLTWCITLIKTSNQVVHHILSAVKDETGLRKDLIPLIKNISKIIILGTTAFFFLSIWKINLTPLLASAGIAGAVVAFAAKDAMANLFGGISIFFDKPFIIGDYVVLDSGERGEVVTIGVRSTRIKTRDDILITIPNSIIANTKIINESAPIPRFRVRSPVSVAYGSDIDLVEKTLLEVAEGNPNVLSLPSPRVRFRSFGDSALNFELLCWAREPSVRGLTVHELNSAIYREFEKRNIKIPFPQRDVHLYKT, encoded by the coding sequence ATGCATGAAATATTGAATAACCCCCTAATCCGTTTGATCATTGTCACTGTTGCCCTTTTACTTTTCTTCAAGATAGTCGACCTGTTTTTGAAAAAGTTCCTGTTGAGACTCACAGGGATTACCCGTACATCACTTGATGATGAGGTCATAGATATTCTTCACAGACCCATCATTCTATCTTTGTTTTTCCTGAGCTTAATCTTCAGCCTCCCCCATATCGGCTTAAAGGACGAGGCTGCCTTCTATCTCAAATCCATCTCCTATACAGTATTAGTGCTGACATGGTGTATAACGCTGATAAAGACAAGTAACCAGGTTGTACACCATATCTTAAGCGCTGTGAAGGATGAGACGGGTCTTCGTAAGGACCTGATACCACTTATAAAGAACATCTCCAAGATCATCATACTCGGTACAACGGCATTTTTTTTCCTATCAATCTGGAAGATTAACCTTACCCCTCTTCTTGCATCAGCCGGAATTGCAGGCGCTGTCGTTGCCTTTGCCGCCAAGGACGCGATGGCAAACCTCTTTGGAGGAATCAGCATCTTTTTTGACAAGCCCTTTATTATAGGCGACTACGTGGTGCTGGACAGTGGCGAGAGGGGAGAGGTGGTAACGATAGGTGTCAGAAGTACGAGGATAAAGACGAGGGATGACATCCTGATAACTATACCCAACTCGATTATTGCCAATACAAAGATCATAAATGAGAGCGCTCCCATTCCAAGATTCAGGGTCAGAAGCCCCGTATCCGTTGCTTACGGCAGTGATATAGACCTCGTGGAGAAGACCCTGTTGGAGGTAGCTGAAGGCAATCCAAATGTCCTTTCCCTGCCTTCACCGAGGGTGAGATTCCGTTCCTTCGGGGATTCCGCACTAAACTTTGAATTGCTCTGCTGGGCAAGAGAGCCGTCCGTGAGGGGTCTGACCGTTCATGAGCTGAATTCCGCAATATACAGAGAGTTCGAAAAAAGGAATATAAAGATTCCTTTTCCCCAGCGCGATGTCCATCTGTATAAAACCTGA
- the rpiB_2 gene encoding ribose-5-phosphate isomerase B, whose amino-acid sequence MNIVIGADHGGYQLKNTLTGFLRDRGHGVADVGAFSGESSDYPDFARLVADKIILLEAERGILICGSGVGASIAANKFHGIRAAVCHDTYSSRQGVEDDDMNVLCLGARIIGVELAKEVVTAFLKARFKDLDRYKRRLRKVKEIEEQWMKRS is encoded by the coding sequence ATGAATATCGTAATCGGGGCAGATCATGGGGGTTATCAACTAAAAAATACCCTCACCGGCTTCCTCCGGGACAGGGGGCACGGGGTGGCCGATGTTGGGGCATTCTCTGGTGAGTCTTCAGACTACCCGGACTTTGCAAGGCTTGTGGCTGATAAGATCATATTGCTGGAGGCAGAGAGGGGTATCCTGATATGCGGAAGCGGTGTCGGGGCATCGATTGCAGCCAACAAATTCCACGGGATCCGGGCTGCAGTGTGCCATGACACTTATTCATCCCGCCAGGGTGTTGAGGATGACGATATGAATGTCCTGTGCCTCGGTGCGCGGATCATAGGGGTGGAACTGGCAAAGGAAGTGGTAACGGCTTTCCTGAAGGCACGGTTCAAGGATCTTGATCGCTATAAACGACGGCTTAGGAAGGTGAAGGAGATAGAGGAACAATGGATGAAGAGAAGTTGA